One Brassica napus cultivar Da-Ae chromosome C2, Da-Ae, whole genome shotgun sequence DNA window includes the following coding sequences:
- the LOC106381560 gene encoding probable CCR4-associated factor 1 homolog 6 has translation MSLFLKDDSIQIREVWNDNLHEEMDLIRQVVDDFPYVAMDTEFPGIVVRPVGTFKSNADYHYETLKLNVNILSIIQLGLTFSNEQGNLPTCGTDKYCIWQFNFREFDLDSDIFAVDSIDLLKQSGIDFAKNTQEGIESNRFAELLMSSGIVLNENVHWVTFHSGYDFGYLLKLLTCQDLPDSQTGFFQLINVYFPMVYDIKHLMKFCNSLHGGLNKLAELLEVERVGICHQAGSDSLLTSCTFRKLKENFFAGPLQKYAGVLYGLGVENAQVAL, from the coding sequence ATGTCTCTGTTTCTAAAAGACGATTCGATTCAAATCCGCGAAGTATGGAACGATAACCTCCACGAGGAGATGGATCTGATCCGACAAGTCGTCGACGACTTCCCCTACGTCGCCATGGACACCGAGTTTCCCGGAATCGTCGTGCGACCCGTCGGAACATTCAAATCCAACGCCGATTACCACTACGAAACCTTAAAGCTCAACGTCAACATCCTCAGCATAATCCAGCTCGGTCTCACCTTCTCCAACGAGCAAGGTAACCTCCCTACCTGTGGAACCGACAAGTACTGCATCTGGCAGTTCAACTTCCGAGAGTTCGATCTCGATTCCGACATCTTCGCCGTGGATTCAATCGACCTTCTTAAGCAATCAGGCATCGACTTCGctaaaaacacacaagaagggATCGAGTCCAACAGATTCGCGGAGCTCTTGATGTCTTCGGGGATCGTGTTGAACGAGAACGTGCATTGGGTTACGTTTCACAGTGGATACGATTTTGGATACTTGCTGAAGCTTCTTACATGCCAAGACCTTCCCGATTCGCAGACGGGCTTCTTCCAGCTGATCAATGTTTATTTTCCCATGGTGTATGATATTAAGCATTTGATGAAGTTCTGTAACAGCCTTCACGGTGGTCTGAACAAGCTGGCGGAGTTGCTGGAGGTGGAGAGAGTTGGGATCTGTCACCAGGCTGGGTCCGACAGTTTGCTGACCTCTTGTACTTTCAGAAAGCTTAAGGAGAACTTCTTTGCTGGTCCGTTGCAGAAATATGCTGGTGTTTTGTATGGATTAGGTGTTGAAAATGCTCAGGTTGCTCTCTAA